A DNA window from Mucilaginibacter xinganensis contains the following coding sequences:
- a CDS encoding GNAT family N-acetyltransferase translates to MGYRSFTVNTKKEWDDYMMKALMNECFHSWGYHLLNNEGEPLLFIYEEEGFFIALPVIKRQIENSPYFDMTSVYGYSGPVSNIDLSHLSSLTISQFKISFTNFMQNESAICMFSRLHPFINQLTLTTGFGGIRKNGTTLYIDLSISVQDQHNRYDKRLSRQIRRLRKQGFEIKESCDLAEIRGFIEMYHKNMDRVSASKNYYFEEKYFVDLLNIDGFDNRLILIYEGRKLVCGALVLLSDNIIRNHLSATAPEYLKESPSKLLTDEISVMGRRLGKKIFHLGGGVGGKEDTLYRFKRLFSGLQVKDHIWCYINDEQAYNDLVQRNGVAIDPQSAYFPLYRQPKRDLQPYISNIEASVV, encoded by the coding sequence ATGGGGTACCGCAGTTTTACTGTAAATACTAAAAAAGAATGGGACGACTATATGATGAAGGCATTAATGAATGAATGTTTTCATAGTTGGGGCTATCATTTGCTAAATAATGAAGGTGAACCTCTTTTATTTATTTATGAAGAAGAGGGATTCTTTATTGCCTTACCGGTAATTAAGAGACAAATTGAAAACTCTCCATATTTTGATATGACCTCAGTTTATGGTTATAGTGGCCCTGTATCCAATATTGATCTTTCGCATTTATCTTCGCTTACAATTAGCCAATTTAAAATCTCATTTACCAATTTCATGCAAAACGAATCTGCTATTTGTATGTTTTCGAGATTGCATCCATTTATCAATCAACTGACTTTAACAACCGGATTTGGAGGAATAAGGAAAAACGGGACAACATTATACATAGACCTCTCCATTTCTGTTCAGGACCAGCACAACAGGTACGACAAAAGGCTTTCCAGGCAAATCAGACGGTTGCGTAAACAAGGATTTGAAATAAAGGAAAGTTGCGATCTGGCAGAAATCCGAGGTTTTATTGAAATGTATCATAAGAATATGGATCGGGTAAGTGCATCTAAAAATTATTATTTTGAGGAAAAGTATTTTGTTGACCTGCTTAATATCGACGGCTTTGATAACAGGCTCATCCTGATATACGAGGGAAGAAAATTGGTTTGCGGTGCGCTTGTCTTATTGTCAGACAACATTATCCGAAATCATCTTTCGGCAACAGCGCCCGAATACTTAAAAGAATCTCCCAGTAAATTATTGACAGACGAAATCAGTGTGATGGGGCGCCGGCTGGGAAAAAAGATTTTTCATCTCGGAGGAGGGGTAGGTGGCAAAGAGGACACGCTTTACAGATTTAAAAGACTTTTCTCAGGTCTTCAGGTAAAAGACCATATATGGTGCTATATAAACGATGAACAAGCCTACAATGATCTGGTACAGCGAAATGGAGTTGCCATTGATCCTCAATCTGCATATTTCCCTTTATATCGTCAACCCAAGCGGGATTTGCAACCTTATATTTCAAACATAGAAGCCTCGGTTGTTTAA
- a CDS encoding phytanoyl-CoA dioxygenase family protein yields MKNKFAYSKADLDTFDQIMNEYGWIVYEDALDVDFVDEINNSLDAAYEIRRQIQIKNGIGENMKGTLHHLVERELFTFKFLERKYCADQIRHFLNGNYILNSLGAVINTKDGSPYVQNIHRDIRSYTGDYKVMIQLMIILDDFTLDNGATFLLSGSHKQENKPDDEYFFKNAERAIAKKGSIVVFDANVWHATGKNNTDKPRRALTMAFTRPFFKQQLDYPRAIGYEFGKGLNENLRQVLGYNSRTPENLDEYYQPVEKRMYQPGQG; encoded by the coding sequence ATGAAAAATAAATTCGCTTATTCAAAAGCTGACCTGGATACATTCGATCAAATTATGAACGAATACGGCTGGATTGTTTATGAGGATGCTTTGGATGTTGATTTTGTTGATGAAATTAACAATTCATTGGACGCTGCTTATGAAATAAGACGACAAATTCAGATTAAAAACGGGATAGGTGAAAACATGAAGGGGACATTGCATCATCTTGTTGAAAGGGAGCTTTTTACATTTAAATTCCTCGAAAGGAAATATTGTGCAGACCAGATCAGGCATTTTTTAAATGGGAATTATATTTTAAACTCCCTGGGTGCTGTAATTAATACCAAAGATGGCAGCCCTTATGTGCAAAATATTCACAGAGATATAAGAAGTTATACAGGAGATTATAAAGTAATGATCCAACTGATGATTATTTTAGATGATTTTACGCTTGATAACGGTGCAACGTTTTTGCTGTCCGGCTCACATAAGCAGGAAAATAAGCCGGATGATGAATACTTTTTTAAGAATGCCGAGCGAGCTATAGCAAAAAAAGGGAGCATTGTTGTTTTTGATGCTAACGTATGGCATGCCACAGGCAAAAACAATACTGATAAACCAAGACGCGCACTTACTATGGCATTTACCCGTCCGTTCTTTAAACAACAGCTCGACTATCCGCGGGCAATAGGCTATGAATTTGGTAAGGGTTTGAATGAAAATTTAAGGCAAGTTTTGGGGTACAATTCCAGAACGCCGGAAAACCTGGACGAATATTATCAACCGGTAGAAAAAAGGATGTATCAACCCGGTCAGGGCTAA
- a CDS encoding PAS domain S-box protein, with amino-acid sequence MNELKTKINELSFEAIEDTGAMLAYWDRNLICRFANKAYIDWFGKKPEEIVDKLRMPELLGELFQKNLPYIQGVLAGKTQTFERAIRVPSGQVRNSIATYSPDFENGKVKGFFVHVADITKLKSLNRSELNGSKHNGNNLLPVQKNIENVAETLKSQVFDNFPGIVNLSKQHFISESTLKREFAAKYNTSLFSYYRDLQMELAEKYLSEKKYSRKQIAAMFNFSNPSNFSACYKRFIENKAQNNLNREIQKSIDESYKIFISQAPFAIAMLDKELRYIAVSNKWITDYHLSEEYLIGGCHEQIFAKLNLNLKKVYTSSLNGAINNGDEELIKKADGTVAWMKWDIRPWYNYKNEIGGLLIFTEDISAIKQKELENQKISEILNKTKEIARIGAWSRDYVNKTVTWSRITKEILEVSEEFEPFFNFFFNFHSEGPKHNFVQKTFNRALKKGIPFDIEAELITAKGNLKRVRVIGYPELSNGVCTKISGIFLEVPKK; translated from the coding sequence ATGAATGAACTTAAAACTAAAATTAACGAACTGAGTTTTGAAGCTATTGAAGATACCGGGGCTATGCTTGCTTATTGGGACAGAAACCTAATCTGCAGATTTGCTAATAAAGCATATATTGATTGGTTTGGGAAAAAGCCCGAAGAAATAGTTGATAAATTAAGAATGCCCGAATTATTGGGTGAACTTTTTCAAAAAAACCTACCCTATATACAAGGTGTGCTTGCCGGAAAAACGCAAACTTTTGAACGTGCAATTAGAGTGCCCTCAGGCCAGGTAAGAAATTCGATAGCTACATACAGCCCTGATTTTGAAAACGGCAAAGTAAAAGGTTTTTTTGTGCATGTAGCTGATATAACTAAACTTAAAAGTTTAAATCGCAGCGAGTTAAACGGCTCAAAACATAATGGAAATAATTTACTGCCTGTTCAAAAAAATATAGAAAATGTTGCTGAAACGCTCAAATCACAGGTGTTTGATAATTTCCCGGGAATAGTAAATCTTTCCAAACAGCATTTCATTTCAGAATCTACACTTAAAAGAGAATTTGCCGCCAAATACAACACCAGCTTGTTCTCTTATTACAGAGACCTTCAAATGGAGTTGGCGGAAAAATATTTATCCGAAAAAAAGTATAGCAGAAAACAAATCGCTGCCATGTTTAATTTTTCAAATCCTTCAAATTTCTCGGCGTGTTATAAAAGATTCATTGAAAATAAAGCGCAAAATAATCTTAACAGGGAAATACAGAAAAGTATTGATGAAAGTTATAAGATATTTATTTCGCAAGCCCCTTTCGCTATCGCTATGCTCGATAAAGAGTTGAGGTACATAGCGGTATCAAACAAATGGATTACAGACTACCATCTGAGCGAAGAGTACCTTATTGGTGGTTGTCACGAACAGATTTTCGCTAAGTTGAATTTAAACTTAAAAAAAGTCTATACATCTTCGTTAAATGGCGCGATTAATAATGGTGACGAGGAGCTGATAAAAAAGGCCGATGGCACTGTCGCCTGGATGAAATGGGACATACGCCCCTGGTACAATTATAAAAATGAAATAGGTGGCCTACTTATTTTTACGGAAGATATTAGTGCTATAAAGCAAAAAGAACTCGAAAATCAAAAAATTTCTGAGATACTAAATAAGACGAAAGAAATCGCACGCATTGGGGCCTGGAGCAGAGATTATGTTAACAAAACAGTTACCTGGAGTAGAATAACTAAGGAAATACTGGAAGTATCTGAAGAGTTTGAGCCGTTCTTCAATTTTTTTTTCAATTTTCATAGCGAAGGCCCTAAGCATAATTTTGTCCAAAAAACATTTAACAGGGCCTTAAAAAAAGGCATTCCCTTTGACATTGAAGCGGAGTTAATTACAGCTAAGGGGAACTTAAAAAGAGTACGTGTAATCGGATATCCCGAATTGTCTAATGGCGTTTGCACAAAAATTTCAGGAATATTTTTGGAGGTACCTAAAAAATAG
- a CDS encoding glycosyltransferase family 2 protein, whose translation MIKKDLIVSICCITYNHEQFIAQAVDSFMMQKTDFKFEIVIGNDCSTDGTCGVLTMLQEKYPGFITVLPAEKNVGCHLNMVNTLKACKGKYIALCEGDDFWTDPFKLQKQVDFLNNNPEYIICCHYTRVIDMNDNTLYVHPSPKPLVYSYYDLLCGKQEETKTATVLYHNLPEVYELYNKPWYFNCYAGDKMLKLFATFATGRKIYVIPEVMSCYRNHTGGIWSMIRDDSRMEMVISDFNLITQKFDYHGIHKRKLLLLYIQRYILFELRRWRIGKIYNTVKYLI comes from the coding sequence ATGATTAAGAAAGACTTGATAGTTAGTATATGTTGTATCACTTATAATCATGAGCAGTTTATAGCCCAGGCTGTTGACAGCTTTATGATGCAAAAAACAGATTTTAAATTTGAAATAGTAATTGGCAATGATTGTTCTACAGACGGCACATGCGGAGTATTAACCATGCTCCAGGAGAAGTATCCTGGATTTATAACGGTTCTTCCTGCCGAAAAAAATGTTGGCTGTCACTTAAACATGGTGAACACCCTTAAAGCTTGCAAAGGCAAATATATTGCGCTTTGTGAAGGCGACGATTTTTGGACCGATCCATTTAAGTTACAAAAGCAGGTTGATTTTTTAAATAACAACCCCGAATACATCATCTGCTGTCATTATACCCGGGTAATTGATATGAACGACAATACCCTTTATGTTCATCCCAGCCCTAAGCCCTTGGTGTATTCTTATTACGATTTGCTTTGCGGCAAACAGGAAGAGACAAAAACCGCCACAGTGTTATATCATAATCTGCCGGAGGTATATGAGTTATATAATAAACCCTGGTATTTTAACTGTTATGCAGGAGATAAAATGCTAAAACTGTTTGCAACTTTTGCGACCGGCCGAAAAATATATGTTATTCCCGAGGTAATGAGTTGTTATCGTAATCATACCGGTGGCATTTGGAGCATGATCAGGGACGATTCAAGGATGGAAATGGTCATCAGCGATTTTAACCTGATTACGCAAAAATTCGATTATCACGGTATCCACAAAAGGAAACTTTTATTGCTTTATATCCAAAGATACATCCTGTTTGAATTGAGGCGATGGCGGATAGGTAAAATATACAATACCGTAAAGTACCTGATTTAA